Genomic segment of Triticum aestivum cultivar Chinese Spring chromosome 6A, IWGSC CS RefSeq v2.1, whole genome shotgun sequence:
actattcatctactgtcgactgcctccatgggctcccatccaccatcgacctcctccagcctccacctgcgactgttcatccacgggctcatgttcatccagcctccaccgctcctccaccggcaactattcatccatccctctccacggggtcctgttcaaccacccctccacaggctactgttcatccagccctccactggctactgttcaaccagccctccaccggctactgttcaaccatccctccacggtgtcctgttcatccagccctccacggggtcatgttcatccaccggctcgatcgatcggggtactgttcatccagcagcaacggcctctactatcatggggtcctgttcatccaaccccccaccgggaactgttcatccaaaccccctcaacaatgctcattgttcatcaagggaaggaggcagcagtgttcgatcggcttcagttagcagcagtagcaaaggaatcactcaggttcagttaacagcaagggatcgatcgctcgggttcagtaacgtagctagtgcaatcgctcgggttcagttagagcccaacgccccgctcgggtttagttagaacccaacacctcgcacacatgcgcgtacatacgaaagaaacgcgcatcgctcggcccccgaccacccaccgtaaccgggaactccccgatattttcctcgccctcgcttctaccacggtttttttcgtcattgacggcccaaagaatgtcatgcagctgcgtctccggaccgcccaggacgaaaagcccattttctgtcatgattttttgtcatagaagtaggaccccaccacatctatgatgataccgagttttacaattatcgtcatagaagtgtcataagtatgacagaaaaaaattcgttcggcccaaaatgtcacggatgtgtctttttttgtagtgatagcattaaacatatgtatccaaatcaaccccttacgaaatagcgcataaactagggtttaagcttctggaactctagcaacccaccatctaataactacttcacaatgcattcccttaggcccaaatatggtggtgtcatgtattcgacgttcacataccaccactaagggaatcacaacatacatatcatcaaaatatcgaacgaatatcaaattcacatgattacttgtaacatgacttctcccatggcctcaagaacaagggaaactactcagaaataatattcatgctcaacatcagagggatattaaatagcataatggatctgaacatataatcttccaccaaataaccatctagcatcaactacaagatgtaatcaacactactagtcacccacaggtaccaatctgaggttctggtacatagattgaacacaagagatgaactagggtttgagatgagatggtgttgttgaagatgttgatgaagattggcctcccaaagataagagggttgttggtgatgatgatggcttctatttccccctcccggggggaagttcccccgacggaatcgctccggcggagggcaaaagtgctcctgcccaagttccgcctcgagacggcagcgctccatcctgaaagtcctctccttatttttttctaggtcaaaagaccttatataccagaagatgggcaccatagGTGGGCCAGggcccccactacccaccagggcatgccctggtgccttgtgggcacctggctgcccccctctggtagttcttctctccaatatttattatatattccaaaataattctacgtaaaattttagctcatttggagatgtgcagaataggtatctctaacatagcttttttaggtccagaattctagctaccGATATTGTCCCTCTTTGTATAAAcatttgcatattatgagagaaaaggcattagaattactccataaagtgttataatgcataaaaacactataaataagaGTAGGAAAACATGAAGCAAAATAAACGTATCAAGCGCCTTTTTCAAGAGGCGCATACAACATCTACTTCTTACATATAAAGGTGAATTTTctcctttacaagtatctacttGATCCCTTCTTGAATGGTAAACTACATGATCCACCTCTTGTGTGCATGCATAGGTTTGAGCAGAGGGTCACACATGGCGAGAAGGAGTTCATGTGGAAGAGTATGcctacaccatccacgagggaagcaTGGTAACAAGGACGAAAGAAGGATCAAGTGGAGGTTTTGCTGAGCTACAATTATCGGGCATCCAGGCCAAGGACTAGACATCCAGCACCATCGAAGAAGAGAAGGAGCATCACCAACTGGCGGTCGAAGAACATCATCAGCTAGACATTCGGTGCAAGCTCGGACATTTGAAGCCACTCCAATGACCCAGACATTCGGCTTGAGTCCGAATTTTTTGTAAAGGATCACATAGTCGGGCCCCGCTTGGCCGGACATCTCGCACTCAAACCCAGACATCTGGGGGGCCAACATGAGCTCAGACATCTGGCCCCATGTCTAGACATCGGGCGTGCCTGCGCGTAGTTTTAGATTTTGATCCTTGTATCCACCTCACATCTCACCCTAGattataaataccccctcccttcTCTAGTAAGGGttagctaagaatagatctaaAACTATAAtacttagctcatgtacctccccttgtgggattacTCCTTCATGGAGATGGCTCCTCTCATGGAGTTGAAGACCCCCTCTTGAGGGGAAGACTCCAAGGAGTACCAAGGCCTCCACTTCTGGAGAAGATTTCTCCATAGAATTCAAGACCCATCTCTCTTAGAGATTTGGATGAACTATCCTTGAATCTTTTCCTTTGTTGTTTTTGAATGTTTGTGATCTATCATTTGATTTGTGATTTGAGTGCTTGTCTGTCGATCTTCCCTAAACCCACCTCCAATTCATGAAGATCGGGTAAACAAGGGTTTGGTCCTACATCATTTGGTATCGAGAGCAAGGTTGCCACAAACTGGAACCCCCTCCCCTCACTTTTCTAGCCTTAGTTTGGTTGTTCTTGCCCAAATTGGAAAATCCCTATAAAAATAGCCATACCAAATttcttgtgatttgtttttctgttgagtttttaTTGATTTTGATCTGTGGATCTAGTGTTTGGCAAGTGTATCTACCTCCCTTGGCGTTCCCTACCCCAATTTTTTCACATCAATTTTGATTTCCAAATCAAAAATTCCACCTCAAATAGTGTTTTCGACCTCCTAATCGCATCCCGAATTTGCCCGGCCGGACATCCAGGCACCCCACCCCTGAAACAACAGAAACATGATTTCCAAGGCCGAACATCTGGACCAGAGCTCGGACGTCCTGCCACTGTCATTTCAGCCACGAACTTTCACCATTTGGCCACTTCATTGGACTCTGATTTGAGCATTATTGGGGTCATTTTGAAGTTATCGACGTGCTCGAGGGTCGATGCCCTTATATAGGTTTTCACATCATTTGGCCAAGATAAATTTGGAGGCTTTTCATCAAAGCGGGAACCCCTCCACCCACCATCACGTTCATGCCATCGGATCATCACCAACGCTTCACGGGAGTGACCATTGGGTCTCATCTACATCAACCAACAAGCTCGCAATTGATGACGATCATCCATCCTTTGACACCTTCAACCGGAAGCAAGGCTGGTTACCTCCGACTTCGTGAAAGGTTGAGTGTGACGAGGGTATCCATTATGTCACAAACTTTTCCTTGCCATTACCTTTGATAGACCCACCATTCTCTGTGTACACTTTCACACCTATTGAGACTAGTTATCCAAGTATTGTTGGGCTTCATGAAAACTTGAGCACCTTATTAGTGGTAGCAATAGCATTAGCTTACTCCCGTGCATATCTTACGATACTTGTCTCGCATATTTTGTTGAAGCTCAATAAGGATAGTCGAAAGGAAGAAAAAGTTCAAAAAAAGATCTTCTAAGCAAGAAAAGGAGAACCACAAATTTTAAGGAAAAGAGTTGAGCATCAAAAGAGATAATTATGCATATGATATTTGTAAAGGAAACACTATGCTTGCATGTATAGGTTGGTGCCAAGTAGCAAGCGTGTCCACATGTGCAATCAAGCTAGCGTCTCTCCTAGTGTTTGTGCAACAAGAGCTTAGTCTTCATTAGGTGATTTTGTATTACTCATCCCTATAGTTGCAGAAGTTCGACCGTGTGTGTTTCTTTTATTTCCCTCTCCTACATTTTCCCTCGACTATAGGTTGATCCTTGATGGCGATGATTTGCGGTGACTGGCAGCACTGGTAGGCGTCAGACAGAGGTGACGAGAGACATGATTTGAGGAATGCGAGTGCGAGTGAAGATTCCCAAGTGGTGAAGAAGAGGGAGGAGGAAGTTAGTGTGACTGTACGAGAGTGTCTCGCAATTTGGGCCCACTTGCCGGTGCAGAAATAAATGTTAGCACATACTGTGAACCATCAATGTCTTGGGACTCAAACAAATGACATGGGCAATGCAAGCATGAAACAACTATAAATTAGAAAGGCAAGTAAGAAATTGCAAAAGTAGGTGATATATTTCACGGTACAAAACTTGGAACTGGACATACAGTTGGTAATGCTTGATTTCACCTCATGTCACTTGAGAGTACAAGAGAGGAAACAGGGAGAAAGCAAGTTTCATCGAAAGTAACTTGACAATACAAATGTAAGATAGCAAAACGAGGAGAATGCAATATTCATCAAACGTAAATTTACAGGAGAAGATATGGAAAAACAAGATTATAGGAGCATATGATGATTGATAAGTGCCCGGCGAAGAATCATTGCATTTGCAAGGATGAAATCGTAATGGTATATGTAAGGGGAGATTTCCATAGGAACGAGAAACATTTTGaagattcgcttgaaggttgcgACAAAGAAATTTCCATAGGAATTTGCGTAGGAATGGCGAACGAGGATGATTTATGACGGGACAGAACATTAAAAGGTGATCTTATGAGAAATTGAACACAAAGATAAGTGGACGGAAGTAAAATGAATTGAAAAAGAAGAGGGCATCACGATTGGAAGGAAAAACATAGATCACTGCAATGGGAAGCGTGAGGAAGGTTGTTAGTGGAACAAGTGTaccgaggaagaagatgaataTATGTGATGGGGGGAAGATGATTTAACAGAAAGACAACTTTGAAGGagaaagaacaagatgaagaagatgggAGCAGGAAAAGAGAggtatttacccaaaaccaccacacttggggctagagTAACAATTTAGTACCACTTTTCAGACAAGGCACGAGGAACCACCTTTTTGTGCCCAACGACTAATGGAGAGCACTGATCGTCTGATTTGCTCACAAAAACAGTCGCTCTGACCTATTGGGCCTACCTGTTGGGATGATGTGGCGAAGACCAAAAATTGACCAACTAATGTGGCAAATGAGACTTGGTCCCCACATGTCAATGACTGGAAGGTCTTCTTCATATCACTCTTTCGATGGGACATTCCATTGAGCACCTTCTGGGCGTCCGAAAAACGGTGATGTGCTTCTCGCGCCCTGAGCCCTAGTCTGCTCACCGCAGACGTCGCCATGGGTGCTCTGCTCTTGGGATGTAAGAAGCTCGTCACCGGCCCCTGAGTACTCTGCATGGTCCAGAGCGGCGAGGCGAGGCCCTTGGTGAGCTGCGGGTCAGAGTTAGCCTAGAACCTGACGCAACCGGAGGGCTCCACCTCTGGCGCGTCGGGGACCATGAGCTGGAAGACGCATCCCCAGACGTTGTTGGCATCCTTTTTTCATCGTCTGGTCTAGGGGGAGGCAGTCGGGCAGCATAGGCGAGGAGTTGCTTGTAGAGGGTGCGCTTATGGGGCGAGTAGTTAAGGAGACAAAGAGGGGTGGAAGTGGGGGCGGCGGACGCCAAGGGCGGCAGCGAGGCAGCGTTCTAGGTGACAGGGTGGATGGGCGGCGGTCCCTTCCCGCACCTCCTCCCTTTCCTCCCGAAGGCCATCTTCCATCATAGCACCTGCGTGCTTGCCTCCGCTCGGGACcgaagagacgaggaagaagaaaataaaaggAGAAAGACGATGAgtggctgactggtgggtcccccGTCCACCTCCGTTGGTCAAATATTGATCTGGATTAGTCTTCATCATGTCAGTCTGACAGGTGGACCCAATCAATCAAATTCGCTGTTTTTGCGAGCAAAATCGACGATTAGTGCTCCGAGTTATAGGTTAAGCTGTTACGTTGTACCAAGTACTAGCACACGATGGGCATGTATATCGTCTCACATACTGATCTCAATTTCCATCTGTTTTTCAGGGATTTTCTAGTCGAACCAAGCTTCCGAATCACGGCGCGGATGAACAGCCTGGAGGTGCATGCCCCGCCCCTGCGTATTACTCTCCATTTTCCATGCTCTTAGTAAATGTACCTTTGCTCGGTTGTATATTGATGCTGGATGCAATTTACAATGCTGATGTGGTGAATGTTAATATTGTCGCTGGATTCATATGACTAGCACTGATGCATTTGTGGGCCGAAACGGCACGATCCTTTGTAGCAGCGGAAATCACAACCAAGTCATACTCAAGCTGATCACGGTGTGCCTTCCGATCTATGTTAGACCAGGAAGAAGAATAGAATTGCTATCCTTCCGATCCTGAACCAAATATAAGGGCTTAGTGGGTGTTTAACTTCTTTTGATTTGTGTTTTGTTGTCCCTGAGGCGAATATTGCAGTTCGCTCATCAAACTGCCAAACAATTTGAGTGCTGTACCGGAGTAAGCCTGGAGTTCCCGGGTTCTTATCACAGCTGATAAAAGAATGAAGCTCACCCAAAAAAACGCGAAAAGGAGAAGATTGCGCAAAGCTATTATCATCCACCAACATCCCAAATCAAGAATCAGAGTTAGAGGAGCTACCAAATTAAGGATTCCAGAAGGAAGATCAATGATAACATCAGCAGTTCACCACATGAAACCAATCAAGCCAGACACGGACGGACGCTACACAATGGTGATTCTTGTTTTAAAATCCGCTAACAGAGCAACCAAACAGTAGCACATAGTTTCATATACCATACCAAAGTAACTGCAAGCGTTTGATTTTTGATCGGCCATGACAGCTCACAGCAATTGAAAAGCATTACTACAAAATTGGAGTTACAGATTGCAAAGATATGCGGCGACTCAGTTCTCCAGGCCGGGCACCTGCATGCGGCGGGCGGCCTCGGACTTCTTGCCGCCGAAGATGTCGTCGGATACGACCCTGAGCTGACCTCGGTTCTTGGACTTGGCGATCTTCTGGATCGTCTTGGGGTTGGTGACCTTCTGCAGCTTCGAGCCCGTGCGCAGCACGTTCTCCTTCTTGCGCTTCTCCCGCTCCTCCTTCTGCTTGCGCTTGGCGACCTTGTTCTGCCGGATCTCGTCCTTGAgctccgccacgcgcgcctggtaCGCCTTCTTCAGGGACTTGTCCCTCACGCGCTGCTCCAGAGGGACGGGCTTCCGGGACACCATCAGCGCGGAGGAGCGGCGCGTGCGTGGCTCCTTCCATGTCCGCCCCGAGACGCGCCCGGCGATGACGCCGTCGTAGGTGGGCGACCCGAAGGCCGCCGGCTTGGACGGGTCAGACTGGGAGGCCACTGCACGGAGCTTGGACGACCGGGGCGCGTCGGCGTCGAGGTCCATGGAATCGGCGGCATCtgcctcctcctcccggcgcttgCGCTTGCCGCGCTCGCCGCCGAGGCCCTCGTCGAGGTAGCGAAAGTCGAGGTGCGAGGCCATGGGGGAGACTAGGAGCTAGGGTTGGGTTTCGCCGTCTTTGGGTttgggagagagaggaagagggactGGAGGCGGAAGGGGtggtttttgttagggtttgagaCACGGATGGCGGAGGCAAGTTGGATGGGCCAGAGT
This window contains:
- the LOC123127590 gene encoding uncharacterized protein yields the protein MASHLDFRYLDEGLGGERGKRKRREEEADAADSMDLDADAPRSSKLRAVASQSDPSKPAAFGSPTYDGVIAGRVSGRTWKEPRTRRSSALMVSRKPVPLEQRVRDKSLKKAYQARVAELKDEIRQNKVAKRKQKEEREKRKKENVLRTGSKLQKVTNPKTIQKIAKSKNRGQLRVVSDDIFGGKKSEAARRMQVPGLEN